ATACAACAATGATTTTAAATAACCTGCTGACTTAaaagaaaactttcaaatagcTTAATAACCATTTTGTAACATTTCGAAGTTAAGTGGCCAAAGcttaaacttactaataatttagtgatattggatgtagtttacccttatattaattatatggtttacaattaaatttaattttaaaaatatttttgttatttaaattgaattcggGTTGGTTTGGCCCGAAACATAACAAACCTTTTCCAAACTCAACCTAAGTTTGGTCGGGTCGGGAGGGCTGTTGGGCGCATCGACGAATTTATTAATTTACTCTATGAATGGTAATAAGGTTTCTCCAAAATTTGAGCTATTTGTTTAATCCAtattaaatcaaacttaaatgtttttattttattttatttttaatcaaattaattatatatcaaaaatattaagtatataaaatattagtataaaataattttacgttGATGATACAAACTCAGAATCTATTcagattatttaaaatttatttacttcatgaattataaataaataaattttaattatttttatatataaaagaatttgaattaaataataatacaaattatctatttgaattaaatttaaatatattgtaTAAACCTTTTGTTAAAAATACACtatatgaaaatttcaagatttaattTATTGCATTTGTATTTTACCAAAAtaagatttttatttaaaattcttttaatatAGTATTTTTGAATATAAAAATTTGTATTAAATTTAGTTTGAACATATTCATAGTTTTatcattatttaataattattttattctaatattttatataatttataattaaatttacaggaatatattattgatatataattaatatgattgaaataaaaaaaagcttaatttaattttatctaaTATGGATCGAACGAATAATTAAAAGTTTAGAGAGACATTATTACAATTCATAGAGTAAATTAATAGGCATGTCCATGATTGGGCAACCTTGTTCTGATTTGAGTTGGGCTTGGAGAAAGTTTATGTCTGAGTCGGgtcaaattcaatttaaataattaaaatagttttaaaattgaatttaattataaaatacataaattattaatataaaatattatatatatatatatttttaaattttgaatagtgAAATGGACCTTTTGGGTGGATATGGCTGAAAACGAGTCCAGGTTCGAAATTCTTTTTGGACTTTAGCCACGGCTTGGCATAGATAAGTctaagaaaataatatataatttttaaaattttggatatttttaatttaaagagTTTCTAAtttttcacaaattttatattttattgaaaatataaaaataatttttaaattatttatgtacTTTTAAAGAGTAAGGACCAAATTGACACAAAATTGTAAATAAAGAGGGCTAAAAGagttattttaccttttttaaCACCATTGTAGTGggaattgtattttattttaaacacATTTTATATTCTAAATACATAATTTTTACATGCATATGCATCCGATAAATTTCTAATATCTATAATTTTAGTGTaaatatataacaaaatgatACCTACAATATGataaaaggtaaaataataaCTATAAAAGTCCAGACAAAAGCGGAGTGAAAAAAGCATTTACCACCATTGTCTTGCTTTTTTTCAACAGAAAACTCTTTATTTAAAATGTATCAACATGAAATCAGTGAAAAGGCTTCTACTTATAACTGGCCAAAATCTAATGTCCTAACTATATATTTCAtccaataaaaataatatttgatacaTGTATTTATTTTATCCAATAAATTCTATTACaaatatatacatgttaaattCACATCTATacataatcaaaataatatttcTTAAATAATGGAATGTGCGTTTTAAGTTAATAATAACaacatatatgtaatatatatgaaattaaaataaaatattaaatacaaattttaaatagAAATACATCTGATTGAAGATAGTAAATATAGTCTAATTACTTTCAAGCTTGTATTGTGATTTTCTATGAcacattaaaatattataatttattttatctattaattATTTCTCCAACCGAATTAGCATTTAACTTGTGACATTTGCTTAATTAGGGGCTAAAAAGTCTGTAAAGGTATAACAACTTGagtgaattttttttgaaaaatagtaaaattatatgaaaattaaaataaaattttctctaAAATGGTAAAGTAGATGTTTTGAGTTTTTAATTAAttctattaaaatatattttaataatttctccaACAAAATTAATTTGCGATTAACTGACACTAAGTTGATAGAGATAATCGGAATCCAAACAAGATAAACAATAAAAAGAACATACAGTTAAAACGAAAGTCAGCCATATCTATATATAGCATAAGCAAACTACCAAGACAGTTACCGTCTCTCTCGCTGTTCCCCTGCATTAAAATCTCTGTCTTTTTCACTCATTTCTTTCTCTTGAAAACACTTTTTCccatattttctcttctttgttcACATTCCTTCAATTCCCAGAATCTTTATATCTCTTCTTTCAGGTACATAATCTCTCAATCTCTCCTTCtctccctttctttcttctaCGTATATCTTTCTTCCCCTGTTTTAAGATTTCAGGTTGCTTTTACAAATAAACTTCCAGTTAAGTTTTTATAACCCCACGTAAAAAGTAAGACTTTCTTATGCAGTTTATAACAACAAATTCATTTCTACTGTATTTACCTCTCAAAAGCTTTTCTTAGAACCGTTGATACTTCATATTATCTTTTAGCTGCCTCTTGTTGGTGACTGTATCATTAACAAGATAGCCTAGATGATGCCGGAAAATCAAAGGCATCCGACGGGACAGGAACAAAGTCCAGCTTTGATCCAAAACTCAGGTATGCTGTAATATTCAAGTGTATATGTTTCTCATGGAACCAAATGGCTGAAATTACCAATCTTGAGGGATCTGTTTTTGTTAAGGCCAAGGCAAGTTTGAAGAAATCATCATATACAATGAACTAAGGAAACAATTGAAGCATGTTTCCCTAGCTCTGTTTAAAGAACTAATCCGGCGTTTCGCATGGCGCAAAATCGACTGGAGAAAGTTGTTTCTTGCCGGTGCAGTTATGTCAATAGCTGGGATAATACTCCCAACCTTTTTACTTGCTTATCACCGGAACAGCCGGTCCGAATCTCCGAATGGTACCATGCATTTTAGCAAGAACTTGACAGAGGCAAGGTTGGATAAATCTCAGCTGGTTACAAGTGCTCCCTTTGTTTCACTGAATTCATCTATCGAAGCTAAAGAAAGCGCTAGAGTTCTTCGTATGAGGCAAAACAGGAGGAAAACGATTGATGTACTAAAGGTTGTACATCCTCCCCCTCGTAGATCGGTGCCCCGTCACTTACAGGTGAAGATCTTAGAGCTGTTTTATAAAAGTATGATCAACAGATGGTATTGATAATCTAAACTATAGTGTCATGACTTCTGATTCAGAGATACCTTCAGTCATTATCATCTCATGAGGCTCTTCTTTATGCTAAAAGGGAAATCGAGCATGCACCATTAGTCGGGAACGTAGGCAATGACTCTTATCTGTACGCTCCGGTATTTCGAAATATTTCGATTTTCAAAAGGTATGGTACATTCATTTCATAACAGCAACTGTGTTCTTATGGTAATAATGTATAGAAATTCAAATTTCTTGTCTTAAACTATTAGGAGCTACGagttgatggagatgatacttaAAGTCTATATTTACCGTGATGGAAAGAAGCCCATTTTTCATCAACCTCGTTTAAATGGTATTTATGCTTCTGAAGGATGGTTTATGAAGTTAATGGAGGCAAACAGGGAATTTGTTACAAAAGAACCAGAAAAGGCTCATTTATTTTATCTGCCATATAGTTCACGCCAGCTAGAGTTGGCACTTTATGTCCGGAACTCGCATAATCTCAGACCACTTTCAAAGTTCCTAAGGGACTATGTGAACATGATAGCCTCAAAGTATCCCTTTTGGAACCGTACACATGGATCTGATCATTTTCTTGTTGCTTGCCATGATTGGGTACAGTTGTCtgctttcttcttcaatcatCTACTGAACATGGTCATTGTTTGGGCAGTCGGAGCGCCTGCAAAACAAAGAACCGAGCCCCAGCTGTGGTGCTCCGTTCTTTGTTTTGCAGACAGTGACCACCTTTACTGGACCTCAACAAACAGatcatttttatatatgtacatgcaTGTGGAACTTCAAAATCTCCTCTAACCTGCATCTTAACCATTAGCAGGGTCCTTTCATAACCACGGAGCATGTGGAACTAAAAGATAACGCCATAAAAGCTCTATGCAATGCTGACCTGAAAGAGAATTTCGTTGCTGGAAAGGATGTTTCTTTACCAGAAACTGCCATAAGAATTGCCAGTAAACCTCTTAGAAATATCGGTGGTGGGATCCGAGTTTCGCAGCGCCCGATCCTTGCTTTCTTTGCTGGAAAAATGCATGGAAGGGTCCGTCCCAAACTTCTCAAGCATTGGCTAAACAAAGATGCAGACATGAGAATCTATGGTCCTTTATCGCGTCGAGTTTCTAAAAGCATGAGTTATGTTCGGCATATGAAATCGAGTAAATATTGTATATGCCCTATGGGATATGAAGTGAACAGCCCTCGGATTGTGGAGGCTATATATTACGAGTGCGTGCCAGTGATTATTGCAGACAACTTTGTCCTACCTTTAAGTGAAGTCCTAGAGTGGAATGCATTTTCTGTGACTGTGGCTGAAATCGATATTCCGAAACTAAAGGAAATTCTCTTGGCTATTCCATTGAAAAGGTACCTGCAAATGTTAATGAATGTGAAGATGGTGCAGAAGCATTTTCTATGGAATCCAAATCCAATGAGATATGATCTGTTCCACATGATACTCCATTCTATATGGTATAACAGGCTGAACCAAATCCAAATTCCTCAGTCCTAGCTAGCTTTGATAAATGGGAACATTTTGCAACAAAGATGGATAGCTCCAAAGGGCCAAAACTAGTGACTAAGCAGAAGGCATCAGCTGACACTATTTGAAGGCTTTTATTGCCTAAGGAGCTGGTCCCATCACCCATGTTCAGATATCAGTGTTTGGAGCTGGATACAGTAAGGCAGATGCTATGCCAGAATGTGTATTGTTGATACAGAGTGTATATGACATGATATGAATATACCAACATGTTAAAATTTGTAAAACACAAATTATCAATAActgtataaatataaatatcttCGACTCAATCATGACATAAATAAAGTTCAAACACCACATAAATATGTGAATTTCAGTAGCTAAGTACCTCGACCAATTATATTTGACGTTGACCTTTTAAAACCCTTTTGGTCTCAAAATTCTTGGAGCAAATCAACTGAAAATTGATTCAAGAAATCTACACACCAAtaattgttgtttttttcttcgcttcaaaagttaggccaagaaacatttggttatagCCTAGAAATTTAGACTCAGAAcatctctttatttatttatccaaGGAAACATGTTAATTACAAACTTATTATACCATTGCTAATGGATCCTGTTGATCATCAAGTTCAAGGAACTTATTCACCCAATCCAAACTAAAGCAACCTTCCGTTGTGAAGTCAAAGAATTCGTCCACATCAATGCTGAATTCAGAGTTTTCAATTTCATCACTTCCTTTTACTACCTCTTCTTCTTCCATCTGGACAGTTTCCCATGCTTTGTGAGGCACAATTTGTTCCGAGGAGGAAGTTTGTTCTGTTCTGACATCATGGTTTATTATTTTCTTGCTCAAATGGGAATTCCAGTAGTTCTTAATTTCATTGTCTGTTCGCCCTGGAAGTCTCCCAGCAATCAAAGACCACCTGTTCCCCAGCAGTTTATGAAGCCTAATAATTAAGTCCTCTTCTTCATCTGATATGTTGCCTCTCTTAATGTTAGGTCTCAAGTAGTTCAACCATCTCAACCTGCAACTCTTGCCGCATCGATTCAAACCTATACATCAAAACAAAATAACCCGTTAATTCCAATGCTCCAAAAAATGGAGTTTCTCTTCAACAGAAAGTAAATTACCTGATTTAATGGCGATTGTTTTCCATCTCTTTGCGCCATGAATCTCAATATATTTAGCCAATCTTCTATCTTCCTCAGCTGTCCAAGAACCTTTGTTAAAAACCCTTTTGCTCACTCCATCCTTCTTTGGAGCCATTATTAGCCGACAGTGAGAAGAGGCAAAGAGTGAGAAGGGAAGACAGAGATGATTAGTGAGAAACAAGGGAAGGGAAGTGAATGAGTATAAAAACATGGAGAGAGTTTGGCGGTTAATGAAGCAGAGAATTGAATGGTCAGTGAGTGAGTCCTAGATATCTACCCTTCTTGGCAAGCCTAACATATACGCTCTCAACTACCAGTTCTGTTTGGACTTTGTCAACGTGGCAGTACCAACCCTTGTGGAATTTTTAGTTTGTTTTATTCTCTGATTCATtctgaaaaagaaaacaaaaagagttaTGGTAAAATAAGTTGGATTCACTTGGTAAAGCTGACCGATGTTTCAGTTTTGGACAGGCCGGACCAAAACCCAATTCTCAACAACTACATGCAAATACAATTTTGGTTAAAATTAATAGGTTGGGCCGGGCTAAAGCttagtttcaatttttttaaagttcaggCCTGTTTTAGACCCAGCCGGCTCAAAAGctgttttattattaaaaataaataaaatatttgttGGGGATTGACTTGATTAAGTaacgaacaagtaaaaaaaaataacggaagaaattaagaaattaaatatacaaatttaacgtgaaaaaaccctctaaagaggataaaaaaccactggcaaagataattttactataatgacaaacgaacgaagagtacaaaagatggagataaaaactaaaccccgaaactcgaaaataaagaaccctcaaaacgtaaatacaaaattctccaaatgtgttatgagttctaatattttAATGggtttttctaaggttgtaaaggagcctatttataggctaaattcgtaggttaaataataaaataatctaaattaaTTAGAGTTCGACTGAaataaataaacagagtttaactaggagaaTATCTCTCAAATTTAATTGAAATATGAGACATACTCAACAAAAATCCACATTGACTCATATTTCTACAATGCCATCTTTGTTAAAGTCCACCAcaggcctatcttgaactatgcaggaaaTTAACCAAGCCGAATCTGTGCAGGGAATTAACAAGTCGACTtgtgcactgccaaatcaaaactaactcgagtttgattttcacgaacatagtgccctaacttttcaaaacttgtaTCTAAAAGAGAACATTTCTTCAACGAAATGGTCTGATAACATATTAATTTGCAtgttattttgtgtttaattCGGTATATTTTTGACTTGATCCCTACTAATTAGtactttttatgttttaatcCTGTCAGGAATGCAATTGGGACGCTAAGAGATAAAAATGAGCAGAAGAGgaccaaattaaaacaaaatcaacAAAATGATGCCGAATAAAAAATATGGAGAAAGCCAAGGACTCATTAGAATTTTTGACTTtataaaaagccaaaaatagaaaTGAGCATGAGCAGAAGAGgaccaaattaaaacaaaaatcaacaaaatgaTGCCGAATCAAAAATATGGAGAAAGCCAAGGACTCATTAGaatttttgactttgtaaaaagccaaaaatagaaatttctattttattttttatttcattttgattttatattaaattagttaaagcCAAAAATAGTAAAttctatgtatataaatagggcctTAGTGTTCTTTGGAAAACAATCAATTAATTCTGTACTCCTACTTCAATTTGGAATAGaactatatattttatttttcaaattggcGTGAGATTTTGCTACTTTCCTTTGATTTTTTCTTGCCTTTCCAAATTTGGTTCGATTGCTCTCCAAGTACACTTTCATGCTTTACTAAATTCCATCTTAGTTTTAGGCCAATGTTCTTTCCGGTCAGGAATCGTGAGATAAGTATTTGTACTAAAAATCCTTCCAATCGGTATACAtatttttcctaagtatcgggatTGACAACTCATCCCTTAAGGTTAACTTGATTTCAAGTTAAAAAATGCACGTTGGGTTGAAGTCGTGTTTGTTGACAGTTGCAGAAACGAGTCGGCCGTGCTGTATTCGGATCTCCGAGTACAAATCAAGGAAGAAGTGATCAGGTTTAAACGACCCACGCAGTTAAGGCCGTTAATTCAAGTTGGGTTCTTCAGAGCGCAAGGCTGCCGGAATCTTGAATCGAGAAACACGTATATCTCGGTTAGATAAttggtaagggttggtttgcaggtcaTACCGGGACCAGCTACAAGAGGAAGAATTGatggttaggacgttcttaactgctataaccagcttatcgtttggaggagaagattaatttttCGAGGATCGATTCTTAACATGGACTTTACCAAGTCTAAGGCtaaggtttattatttttgtttgcaAAATTCTGAGtttatttccaatttacattTACTTTCAATATTAatcaattgtttatttaagctgaTTAGATTATTTACTTTCTTAAACATTCTCAAACCTCCCcgatttacttttttatttttgtaggtacgtttggagtcgtgggcacgactctTGGCACTACCCTTGAAACGACGAATATTTTGTTCATAAGTGAACACATAAGTTGATTATGACATCCAATCCttgtggactcgaccctactaccactctttacTACTTTTTAGAGTTATTTTAataggaattatttttggtggtttcgacacccataaaattttggcgccgttgccggagGTTGGAGatattattctaatttttgtttgtttaccTTATGACCAGATTAGAACCGGGAACTCTACAGTTTGAaccaaaaattgaaaaattggccCGACAATTGCGAAGAGAAGCTATACTACGTGGTAAACGGCTACATCCCAGATTCGAAACCATATCATACATTGAGGAAATTTTCTCGTTCAAAGAACCAAACAAGATGGCTGAACAGATGATATGCCAACTTGCGGCGGCACCGGATGAACATCAACCCTTATGTATAACCTATCCGGCAGGAGGAACGCCGTTTAAGTTAAAGTCGGGTTTGATCCATTTACTACCCACTTTCAATAGATTACAGAACGAAAATCCACACACTCACCTTAAAGAGTTCCATATGGTGTGCACAAGCATGAAGCCTCAGGGTGTAACTGAAAACCAAATCAAACTTCATGCTTTTCCTTTCTCACTAGCTAACTCTGTTAAAGAGTggctattttatttacctccaaGATCTGTCAACACATGGTCTGACATGTCTCTTTTGTTTCTTGACAGGTTCTTCCCTGCAGCTTAAGCGGCAGAACTAAGGAAGGACATCGTAGGAGTCTGTCAGAATGAGATTGAACCGCTTTACGATTACTGAGAGCAATAtaaaaagttgtgtgcaagttgcccacaacatggaCTGACTGAACAATCACTCTTGTAGTATTTTTATGAGAGTTTGCTCccgatggaaatgaaaatgatagatgctGCAAGTGAGGGGCACTTGTTAATATGACGCCTCAAAGAGCAAGAGAGTTAATTTCAACAATGACTGCTAACTCTCAACAATTCTGACCGGCCAAGGAACCTATGAGACGAGTTCATGGGTTAAGTTCTCTATCTctaaaagataaaattaataaGTTGACTAACGTTGTTCAAACTTTTCTTGCAGATAAAACGGGTCCAGCACAGTTGTGCAAAATTTGCTCTAAGCCAGAAGATCCGACGGACTTATGTCTGATTTTACATGAGGATTCAACAGAACAAGCAAATGTCGTCGGAAACTTTCCAGGACCGCTCCAAAGACGATATGACCCCTACTCGAACTAGTAAAATGTGGGGTGGAAAGATCACCTGAATTTAAATTATGGGCCGAATCCTCGGTTCAATCAACCGCGACAACAAAAGCCGTCTCTAAATCTATAACTAAACCGTccccgaaacagggttacagagcattaccggacatatcggacatttacaattaatatacacATAAATACCAACACAACCAGATACACTcataattttccaaatttaaacatttacatattattcaatatttaattttattcaaatatcaaatttcatcaaataaatcaatttcataccaaattaaTCAAATTCTATTATATATCATAACCAAACCTAAATCTatttatttcatccttacatttACAAATTCAAAATGACACATACATAAGACACCTTAGGTACATGCctttaccaataattaacacactttaccttattGAATTCAGGATTGGCCtgagatgctgattcaacgttctatctttacttaacctacgcacgaaaacaaaccgtacgctgagtataggtatactcagtggtatttttatcatctgaacacttaaacaattataaaacatattaatttattatatattgaaCTTTTCAAACTCAATAAgcattcaaacattcactttccaaccaatgttttggtctactttaaattcaaaatcatttattatttttcaatagcaattaatcaatcagtaatat
Above is a genomic segment from Gossypium arboreum isolate Shixiya-1 chromosome 8, ASM2569848v2, whole genome shotgun sequence containing:
- the LOC108468886 gene encoding transcription factor MYB114, with the protein product MAPKKDGVSKRVFNKGSWTAEEDRRLAKYIEIHGAKRWKTIAIKSGLNRCGKSCRLRWLNYLRPNIKRGNISDEEEDLIIRLHKLLGNRWSLIAGRLPGRTDNEIKNYWNSHLSKKIINHDVRTEQTSSSEQIVPHKAWETVQMEEEEVVKGSDEIENSEFSIDVDEFFDFTTEGCFSLDWVNKFLELDDQQDPLAMV
- the LOC108468770 gene encoding probable glycosyltransferase At5g03795; translation: MPENQRHPTGQEQSPALIQNSGQGKFEEIIIYNELRKQLKHVSLALFKELIRRFAWRKIDWRKLFLAGAVMSIAGIILPTFLLAYHRNSRSESPNGTMHFSKNLTEARLDKSQLVTSAPFVSLNSSIEAKESARVLRMRQNRRKTIDVLKVVHPPPRRSVPRHLQRYLQSLSSHEALLYAKREIEHAPLVGNVGNDSYLYAPVFRNISIFKRSYELMEMILKVYIYRDGKKPIFHQPRLNGIYASEGWFMKLMEANREFVTKEPEKAHLFYLPYSSRQLELALYVRNSHNLRPLSKFLRDYVNMIASKYPFWNRTHGSDHFLVACHDWGPFITTEHVELKDNAIKALCNADLKENFVAGKDVSLPETAIRIASKPLRNIGGGIRVSQRPILAFFAGKMHGRVRPKLLKHWLNKDADMRIYGPLSRRVSKSMSYVRHMKSSKYCICPMGYEVNSPRIVEAIYYECVPVIIADNFVLPLSEVLEWNAFSVTVAEIDIPKLKEILLAIPLKRYLQMLMNVKMVQKHFLWNPNPMRYDLFHMILHSIWYNRLNQIQIPQS